TAGATATTATTCACAAAGATATCGATAAGAATTTGTAGAACCAGACCTTATTAAAATATGAAAATACTTGTTTTAGGTTCGATTGGGATGGCAGGGCATACAATTACCCTGTATTTTAAAGAAAGGGGTTATGATGTAACCGCCTTTTCAATTTCTTCTTTTCCCTATGTGGAGAATAATATTATCGGAGATGCATTCGATCAAAAATTATTTGAAAAAATTATTACAGATGGGAAATACGATGTAATTATTAATTGCATAGGATTACTTAATCAAATTGCGGAACAAAATCAAGCTAAGGCAGTATATCTGAACAGTTATTTGCCACATTTAATATGCGATACCCTGAGAGATAAAAAGACCAAGTTAATACACATGAGTACAGATTGTGTTTTTAAAGGAAATACAGGTCCGTATTTTGAAAATAGTTTGAGAGACGGATTAACTTTTTACGATAGGAGCAAGGCTTTAGGGGAAGTTGAAGACAATA
The DNA window shown above is from Bacteroidales bacterium and carries:
- a CDS encoding sugar nucleotide-binding protein → MKILVLGSIGMAGHTITLYFKERGYDVTAFSISSFPYVENNIIGDAFDQKLFEKIITDGKYDVIINCIGLLNQIAEQNQAKAVYLNSYLPHLICDTLRDKKTKLIHMSTDCVFKGNTGPYFENSLRDGLTFYDRSKALGEVEDNKNLTFRNSIIGPDMNEKGIGLFNWFMKQNDTISGYTGAIWTGVTTLTLAKAMEQAIKEDLTGLYNLVNNESISKYGLMLLFNKYFKNNSLEIKKDNKFQLDKSLRNSRTDFGFIVPSYEEMIIEMKDWIENHSELYPHYKNIQ